One Setaria viridis chromosome 5, Setaria_viridis_v4.0, whole genome shotgun sequence genomic region harbors:
- the LOC117854676 gene encoding protein ANTAGONIST OF LIKE HETEROCHROMATIN PROTEIN 1-like, with translation MSTSYTEAQLGSFFDLPAGEDLTSWFTHLCEDQAPAAFPAPAAAFEAPLAMADPRKRAAEYQLAPEGEASGVKRQRSPTSSRENSGGSNDGDHELSSAAAGGRGGGRRLWVKERDHEWWDRMSSPACPEEEFRRAFRMSRATFEAVCEELGSAVAKEDTMLRAAIPVRQRVAVCIWRLATGEPLRLVSKRFGLGISTCHKLVLEVCAAIKAVLMPKAVQWPEAPAEVSAQFEAASGISNVVGAMYTTHIPIIAPKANVAAYYNRRHTERNQKTSYSITVQGVVDAAGAFTDVCIGWPGSMSDADVLDRSALYAQRGAAGRLQGQWVVGGAGYPLMDWVLVPYTHQNMTWAQHVFNERVDGVRAVARDAFRRLKARWGCLQKRTEVKLQDLPVVLGACCVLHNICERAGDAVDPENAFQIFDDDMVADNPVRSQPAVTARDQIAHNLLHSNSSAGPGFLLK, from the coding sequence ATGAGCACCTCGTACACCGAGGCGCAGCTCGGCTCCTTCTTTGACCTGCCCGCCGGCGAGGacctcacgtcctggttcacaCACCTCTGCGAGGAccaggcgccggcggcgtttccggcgccggcggcggcgttcgaGGCGCCGTTGGCGATGGCGGACCCGAGGAAGAGGGCCGCGGAGTACCAGCTGGCGCCGGAAGGGGAGGCGTCGGGGGTGAAGCGGCAGCGGTCCCCGACCAGCTCCCGGGAGAACAGTGGCGGGAGCAATGACGGCGACCATGAGCTTtcgtccgccgcggccgggggcaggggcggcgggcggcggctctGGGTCAAGGAGCGGGACCACGAGTGGTGGGACCGGATGAGCAGCCCGGCGTGCCCCGAGGAGGAGTTCCGCCGCGCGTTCCGGATGTCGCGGGCCACGTTCGAGGCCGTCTGCGAGGAGCTGGGCTCCGCCGTCGCCAAGGAGGACACCATGCTCCGCGCCGCCATCCCCGTCCGCCAGCGCGTTGCCGTCTGCATCTGGCGCCTGGCCACCGGGgagccgctccgcctcgtctccaAGCGCTTCGGCCTCGGCATCTCCACCTGCCACAAGCTCGTGCTCGAGGTCTGCGCCGCCATCAAGGCCGTACTCATGCCCAAGGCCGTGCAGTGGCCGGAGGCCCCCGCGGAGGTGTCCGCCCAGTTCGAGGCCGCGTCGGGGATCTCCAACGTCGTGGGCGCCATGTACACCACCCACATCCCCATCATCGCGCCCAAGGCCAACGTCGCCGCCTACTACAACCGCCGCCACACGGAGCGCAACCAGAAGACGTCCTACTCCATCACGGTGCAGGGCGTGGTGGACGCGGCGGGCGCCTTCACCGACGTCTGCATCGGCTGGCCGGGCTCCATGTCCGACGCCGACGTGCTCGACCGCTCCGCGCTCTACGCGCAGCGCGGCGCCGCGGGGAGGCTGCAGGGGCAGTgggtcgtcggcggcgccggctacCCGCTCATGGACTGGGTGCTGGTCCCCTACACGCACCAGAACATGACGTGGGCGCAACACGTGTTCAACGAGCGGGTGGACGGCGTGCGCGCCGTGGCGCGGGACGCGTTCCGCCGCCTCAAGGCACGCTGGGGCTGCCTCCAGAAGCGCACCGAGGTGAAGCTGCAGGACCTCCCCGTGGTGCTCGGCGCCTGCTGCGTGCTTCACAACATCTGCGagcgcgccggcgacgccgtcgACCCCGAAAACGCCTTCCAGATCTTCGACGACGACATGGTCGCCGACAACCCCGTGCGCTCGCAGCCCGCCGTCACCGCGCGCGACCAAATCGCCCACAACCTCCTCCACAGCAACAGCAGCGCCGGCCCCGGCTTCCTCTTGAAATGA
- the LOC117858452 gene encoding uncharacterized protein, producing the protein MACHLRPLLNLRLLLLLGAVLGNAGPGRGGGAEASDRAEPDPYSILMWHDYSPPSPPPPPPAPVAPVATCAKDLHGKGDFRTRCEVSEEVKLGGDVYITGNGSLVLLSGASLTCEKAGCVISANLSGEVRLSRGVRVRAGRVSLVATNITVADTVVVNTTALAGDPPDRTSGVPTGTHGDGGGHGGRGASCFVKDGQTQEDSWGGDAYAWSDLEHPCSFGSKGGSTSVEKDYGGAGGGIVWLFAENLIMNGTVLADGGDSSEKGGGGSGGSIYIKAATMHGGGKISASGGNGLAGGGGGRVSINVFSRHDDTQIFVHGGRSSGCPDNAGAAGTLYEAVPKSLIVSNNNLSTQTDTLLLEFPNQPLWTNVFVRNHAKVAVPLLWSRVQVQGQLSLLSGGILTFGLTRYPYSEFELMAEELLMSDSTIKVFGALRMSVKMLLMWNSRMLIDGGGDSIVATSLLDASNLIVLKESSVIHSNANLGVRGQGLLNLSGDGDTIEAQRLILSLFYSIQVGPGSILRGPLVNRSSGDVAPKLNCEDDSCPVEIIHPPEDCNLNSSLSFTLQVCRVEDIDVWGLVQGTVVHFNRARRVTVHTSGMISASGLGCRTGVGQGKMLSSGVSGGGGHGGKGGDGFYNGSHAEGGPTYGNADLPCELGSGSGNDTTEFSTAGGGIIVMGSCEYSLPSLALYGSVESNGGSYVNMVTNGSTGGPGGGSGGTILLFVHTLSLAESSVLSSVGGFGSAGSGGGGGGRIHFHWSNIPTGDEYVPVAAVKGSILTSGGVSKGQGFSGGNGTVTGKACPKGLYGTFCKECPLGTYKNVTGSSKSLCLPCPPAELPHRAIYVNVRGGVAETPCPYRCVSDRYRMPHCYTALEELIYTFGGPWLFGLLLSGLLILLALVLSVARMKFVGTDELPGPAPTQQGSQIDHSFPFLESLNEVLETNRAEESHGHVHRMYFMGPNTFSEPWHLPHSPPEQITEIVYEDAFNRFVDDINTLAAYQWWEGSIYSILCILAYPLAWSWQQWRRRKKLQRLREFVRSEYDHSCLRSCRSRALYEGLKVTATPDLMLGYLDFFLGGDEKRPDLPPRLRQRFPMSLIFGGDGSYMAPFSLHSDSVLTSLMSQAVPSWIWHRLVAGLNAQLRLVRCGNLKVTFLPVIDWLETHANPSLAVNGIRVDLAWFQATALGYCQLGLVVYAVDGEPVVAEHDGSPRIKLEQRSLTQNMLTDIQLGQARVKDALMRKRITGGVLDSNSLRTLRDRRDLFYPFSLILHNTKPVGHQDLVGLVISILLLADFSLVLLTFLQLYSYSMVDVLLVLFILPLGILSPFPAGINALFSHGPRRSAGLARVYALWNITSLVNVVVAFICGFVHYKSSTKRHPSVQPWNLGTDESGWWLFPTGLMLLKCIQARLVDWHVANLEIQDRAVYSNDPNIFWQS; encoded by the exons ATGGCCTGCCATCTCCGCCCCCTCCTCAATCTCCGCCTCTTGCTGCTCCTCGGCGCGGTCCTCGGGAACGCCGGccccggccggggcggcggggcggaggcgtCAGATCGGGCGGAGCCCGACCCGTACTCGATCCTGATGTGGCACGACtactcgccgccgtcgcccccgcctccgcccccggccccggtgGCGCCGGTGGCGACCTGCGCGAAAGACCTCCATGGGAAGGGGGACTTCCGCACGCGATGCGAGGTCTCCGAGGAGGTCAAGCTGGGCGGCGACGTCTACATCACGGGGAACGGCAGCCTCGTGCTCCTCTCCGGCGCCTCCCTGACCTGCGAGAAGGCCGGGTGCGTCATATCTGCCAATCTCTCCGGCGAGGTGCGACTCAGCCGCGGCGTGCGCGTCAGAGCTGGGAGGGTCTCGTTGGTCGCCACCAACATCACGGTCGCCGACACTGTCGTTGTGAACACCACCGCGCTCGCCGGTGATCCGCCCGACCGGACCAGTGGCGTCCCCACGGGGACGCACGGTGACGGTGGCGGGCACGGCGGCCGTGGCGCCAGCTGCTTCGTCAAGGATGGGCAGACGCAGGAGGATTCATGGGGCGGCGATGCCTATGCTTGGTCAGACCTTGAACACCCGTGTAGCTTTGGCAGCAAAGGGGGCTCGACCAGTGTTGAGAAGGATTAtggcggtgctggtggtggcATCGTGTGGTTGTTTGCTGAGAACCTGATCATGAATGGCACAGTGCTCGCCGACGGCGGTGATAGCAGTGAGAAGGGCGGAGGAGGTTCTGGGGGCAGCATCTATATTAAGGCTGCGACGAT GCATGGTGGTGGCAAGATCAGTGCTTCTGGGGGTAATGGTTTGGCtgggggaggtggagggcgAGTTTCGATTAACGTTTTTAGTAGACATGATGACACCCAGATTTTTGTTCATG GGGGAAGGAGTTCAGGCTGTCCGGATAATGCAGGAGCTGCCGGAACTCTTTATGAAGCAGTACCAAAGAGTCTTATTGTTAGCAACAATAATTTGAGTACACAGACAGACACTCTTCTTTTAGAGTTCCCAAATCAACCACTGTGGACTAATGTTTTTGTGAGAAATCATGCGAAAGTTGCTGTTCCCTTGCTCTGGAGTCGTGTTCAG GTGCAAGGGCAACTTAGCCTTCTTTCAGGTGGTATTCTAACTTTTGGTCTCACTCGTTATCCATACTCGGAGTTCGAACTGATGGCTGAGGAGCTCCTTATGAGTGACTCAACAATCAAG GTGTTCGGTGCTTTGAGAATGTCTGTGAAGATGCTCCTTATGTGGAACTCCAGAATGTTAATTGATGGCGGTGGAGATTCAATAGTTGCAACTTCTTTGTTGGATGCGAGCAATTTGATAGTCTTGAAG GAATCATCTGTGATACATTCTAATGCTAATCTTGGAGTTCGCGGTCAAGGTCTACTGAATTTGTCTGGGGATGGAGACACAATTGAGGCGCAACGCCTTATTTTGTCACTGTTCTACAGCATACAA GTTGGACCTGGTTCAATTTTACGGGGCCCACTTGTAAACAGAAGTAGTGGTGATGT GGCTCCAAAACTGAATTGTGAAGATGATAGTTGTCCTGTGGAAATTATACATCCACCTGAAGATTGCAATCTAAATTCTTCATTGTCATTTACCCTTCAG GTGTGCCGTGTTGAAGATATTGATGTCTGGGGTCTCGTACAAGGAACTGTAGTTCATTTCAATAGGGCAAGAAGGGTCACTGTGCATACATCTGGGATGATCAGCGCATCAGGCTTGG GCTGCCGAACTGGAGTAGGACAAGGAAAAATGTTAAGCAGTGGTGtaagtggtggtggtggacatgGTGGTAAAGGCGGGGATGGTTTTTATAATGGAAGCCATGCTGAGGGTGGACCTACCTATGGTAATGCTGATCTACCTTGTGAACTTGGCAGCGGCAGTGGGAATGACACTACAGAGTTTTCTACAGCTGGTGGGGGTATAATAG TGATGGGCTCATGCGAATATTCGTTGCCAAGTCTCGCCCTCTATGGTTCAGTAGAATCAAATGGTGGCAGCTACGTTAATATGGTTACTAATGGCTCTACTGGAGGACCCGGTGGTGGTTCTGGGGGCACAATTCTTCTATTTGTGCACACTTTGTCCCTAGCAGAAAGCTCAGTCCTTTCAAGTGTTGGTGGCTTTGGAAGTGCTGgcagtggtggaggtggagggggaagGATTCACTTCCATTGGTCTAATATTCCTACTGGAGATGAATATGTACCTGTTGCAGCTGTTAAGGGATCAATACTTACAAG TGGAGGAGTCAGTAAAGGACAAGGATTTTCTGGTGGGAATGGAACGGTCACAGGAAAAGCTTGCCCAAAAGGCCTTTATGGTACATTCTGCAAG GAATGCCCTCTGGGAACGTACAAAAATGTTACTGGATCTTCTAAATCTCTGTGCCTTCCATGCCCTCCGGCAGAACTCCCTCACCGCGCTATATACGTAAATGTCCGAG GAGGTGTTGCTGAAACTCCATGTCCCTACAGATGTGTGTCTGACAGATATCGCATGCCTCACTGTTATACAGCTCTGGAGGAGTTAATATACACTTTTGGAGGACCTTGGTTATTTGGCCTACTTCTTTCAGGCCTTCTTATCCTTTTAGCTCTTGTTTTAAGTGTTGCTCGTATGAAATTTGTCGGCACTGATGAGTTGCCTGGGCCAGCGCCAACTCAACAAGGGTCCCAAATTGATCATTCCTTTCCCTTCCTAGAATCTTTAAATGAG GTCTTGGAAACTAATAGGGCTGAGGAGTCACATGGTCATGTACACAGGATGTATTTCATGGGTCCCAACACCTTCAGTGAACCGTGGCATCTCCCACACAGTCCACCGGAACAAATAACAGAGATTGT ATATGAAGATGCGTTTAATCGATTTGTCGATGATATAAACACCCTTGCAGCTTATCAGTGGTGGGAAGGATCTATTTACAGTATCCTCTGTATCCTTGCATACCCTCTGGCCTGGTCATGGCAACAGTGGCGTAGGAGAAAGAAATTACAGAGACTTCGCGAATTTGTTCGCTCTGAATATGATCATTCATGCTTACGGTCTTGCCGTTCACGTGCACTCTATGAGGGCCTCAAG GTGACCGCGACTCCAGATCTAATGCTAGGGTATCTAGATTTCTTCCTTGGGGGAGATGAAAAAAGGCCCGACCTTCCACCTCGTCTTCGTCAAAGGTTTCCAATGTCTTTGATCTTTGGAGGCGATGGAAGTTACATGGCTCCATTTTCACTTCATAGTGACAGTGTGCTCACTAGTCTTATGAGCCAG GCTGTTCCCTCATGGATATGGCACCGTCTTGTTGCTGGGTTGAATGCACAGCTGCGTTTGGTTCGCTGTGGAAACTTGAAAGTAACGTTTCTTCCTGTCATTGATTGGCTTGAAACTCACGCGAATCCCTCTTTAGCTGTGAATGGTATCCGCGTTGATCTTGCGTGGTTCCAAGCTACAGCATTAGGGTACTGCCAACTTGGTCTTGTTGTTTATGCTGTTGACGGAGAACCAGTGGTTGCTGAACATGATGGAAGCCCTAGAATAAAACTAGAGCAACGCTCACT AACACAAAACATGCTCACTGATATCCAACTAGGGCAGGCAAGGGTTAAGGATGCTCTAATGCGCAAAAGGATTACTGGTGGAGTTCTTGATAGTAATAGCTTAAGGACCCTGAGAGACAGGAGAGATTTGTTTTATCCATTTTCTCTTATCTTGCACAATACAAAACCAGTCGGGCATCAG GATCTTGTTGGTTTAGTAATCTCAATACTGCTTCTCGCAGATTTCAGCTTAGTTTTGCTTACTTTTCTCCAGCTATATTCATACTCTATGGTCGACGTACTCTTGGTTTTGTTTATTCTACCTCTTGGGATTTTGTCACCTTTTCCTGCTGGTATAAATGCTCTTTTTAGTCATGGGCCGAGGCGGTCAGCAGGCCTTGCTCGTGTATATGCATTGTGGAACATAACTTCGCTGGTCAATGTT GTTGTGGCTTTCATATGTGGTTTCGTACATTATAAGTCATCAACCAAAAGACACCCGAGCGTGCAGCCATGGAACCTGGGAAC GGATGAAAGTGGTTGGTGGCTCTTCCCAACCGGACTCATGTTGTTGAAATGCATCCAAGCAAGGCTTGTTGATTGGCATGTTGCTAATTTAGAGATCCAAGACCGCGCGGTATATAGCAATGACCCAAACATCTTTTGGCAGTCATGA
- the LOC117858453 gene encoding zinc finger CCCH domain-containing protein 17: MPISSTLTARLGTGPAPAAARWSPYARPSVPEPQGGRGGAKASRTAMRLDPATARLLASAQKAALSGSIRRAKSPAPDAAPAAPARRSRGDEAARPEPDQKPEPEPEPEAGDNTPTLEKRRASGGGGFVFLRSLAGHTEAISGFSVPRGSDKLYSGSVDGSVRVWDRNSGKCVDVIKMGGKVGCMITHGPWVFIGIPKSVEAWNTQTGMKLSLQGPSGLVCSMTVTGEMLFAGTGDGRIIAWKFPSKESNIEPVAILSGHQRAVISLSISATRLYSGSLDKTIRVWDLMTMQCLQTLSEHKAAVTSVLCWEDKLLSCSLDRTVKVWTLSESGNLQVRYTYAEEHGLRTLFGMHRVGKTPVLLCSLHNRNRIRLLDLPSFQEVGTLFSNKEVRTIELADGGPLFTGDCSGELKVWRWAPQDQEAAPAAQA, translated from the exons ATGCCGATCTCCTCCACCCTGACCGCGCGCCTCGGCACCGgccccgcgcccgcggccgcgcggtGGAGCCCCTACGCCCGGCCCTCTGTGCCTGAGCCCcagggcggccgcggcggcgccaaggcctccCGCACGGCCATGCGCCTCGATCCCGCTACGGCGAGGCTCCTCGCCTCCGCGCAGAAGGCGGCGCTGTCCGGATCGATTCGCCGTGCCAAGTCCCCTGCGCCCGACGCTGCTCCTGCCGCACCCGCACGACGGAGCCGTGGAGACGAGGCTGCAAGACCGGAGCCTGATCagaagccggagccggagccggagccggaggctGGGGACAACACACCAACCCTTGAGAAGCGCCGCGCCAGCGGCGGGGGTGGCTTCGTCTTCCTTCGCTCCCTCGCTGGACACACGGAG GCTATCAGCGGGTTCTCTGTGCCGCGTGGTTCCGACAAACTCTATTCCGGCAGCGTCGACGGATCTGTTCGCGTCTGGGACCGCAACTCTGGCAAG TGTGTTGATGTCATCAAGATGGGAGGCAAGGTTGGCTGCATGATAACCCATGGCCCATGGGTATTCATTGGGATTCCAAAGTCCGTTGAG GCATGGAACACACAGACAGGGATGAAACTGAGTCTTCAGGGGCCTTCTGGTCTGGTTTGTTCCATGACTGTCACGGGTGAGATGCTGTTTGCTGGCACGGGAGATGGTCGCATCATAGCTTGGAAATTTCCTTCTAAGGAGAGCAACATTGAACCAGTGGCGATCCTCAGTGGCCATCAACGTGCTGTGATTTCACTTTCAATCTCGGCAACAAGACTTTACTCTGGCTCACTTGACAAGACCATCAGA GTATGGGATCTCATGACCATGCAGTGTCTCCAAACACTCTCTGAGCATAAAGCTGCTGTAACATCTGTTCTATGTTGGGAAGACAAGTTATTATCTTGCTCCCTGGATAGGACTGTAAAGGTCTGGACCCTTTCAGAGTCTGGAAACCTTCAAGTCAGATATACCTATGCTGAGGAGCAT GGGTTGCGCACACTCTTCGGCATGCACCGCGTTGGGAAGACGCCAGTTCTTCTCTGCTCCCTCCATAACCGCAACCGCATCCGCCTGCTCGACCTTCCATC GTTCCAGGAGGTGGGCACCCTCTTCTCCAACAAGGAAGTGAGGACCATCGAGCTCGCTGATGGTGGGCCGCTCTTCACTGGAGACTGCTCCGGCGAGCTGAAGGTGTGGCGGTGGGCGCCCCAGGAccaggaggcggcgccggctgcgCAAGCATAG